Proteins encoded by one window of Anaerobaca lacustris:
- a CDS encoding DUF58 domain-containing protein — protein sequence MLLTDPDFIRRLESLYLLARKVLGGTLQADRKSTRKGAGVTFADYSEYSFGDDYRAIDWRVYARLDALMIKLFELEEDVTIYLLVDSSRSMEAKFLHARQLAAALAYIALHNMDKVVIYGMAEELRPVTRPTLGRGKILGVLQELETAELFGSGTDFTATARQLCRWHKRRGMVIVVSDFLFPGGFEEGLKFLQWHHHDVFCIQVQDRADRECHLKGDVELQCIESGQRRKLTITRSEARAYERAVLDWNARLSGLCAACGIGLVSTTNEVPFDTVVQNILRRGGLVS from the coding sequence ATGTTGTTGACAGATCCGGATTTCATACGACGACTTGAATCCCTCTACCTGCTGGCCCGCAAGGTCCTGGGCGGGACGTTGCAAGCCGACCGCAAGAGCACCCGAAAGGGCGCCGGCGTCACCTTCGCCGACTACAGCGAGTATTCCTTCGGCGACGACTACCGCGCGATCGACTGGCGGGTCTACGCGCGTCTCGATGCGCTGATGATCAAGCTCTTTGAACTGGAAGAGGATGTCACCATCTATCTCCTTGTCGATTCCAGCCGGTCCATGGAGGCGAAGTTTCTCCATGCCCGGCAACTGGCCGCGGCGCTGGCCTACATCGCCCTGCACAACATGGACAAAGTGGTCATCTACGGCATGGCCGAAGAACTCCGTCCGGTGACCCGGCCCACTCTGGGACGCGGCAAGATACTGGGGGTCCTTCAGGAATTGGAGACGGCCGAGCTGTTCGGCTCCGGCACGGATTTCACGGCGACGGCCCGCCAGCTCTGCCGGTGGCACAAGAGGCGCGGAATGGTCATCGTCGTTTCGGACTTCCTCTTTCCCGGCGGATTCGAGGAGGGTCTCAAGTTTCTTCAGTGGCATCATCACGATGTCTTCTGTATCCAGGTCCAGGATCGCGCGGATCGCGAATGTCATCTGAAGGGGGACGTGGAGCTTCAGTGCATCGAGAGCGGGCAACGGCGAAAGCTGACCATCACCCGCTCGGAGGCCCGGGCCTATGAACGGGCGGTCCTCGACTGGAACGCGCGCCTGAGCGGACTCTGCGCCGCGTGCGGGATCGGCCTGGTCTCGACCACGAACGAGGTTCCCTTCGATACGGTCGTTCAGAACATTCTCAGGCGTGGAGGACTGGTCTCTTGA
- a CDS encoding AAA family ATPase — MTTQATSAKHAVEHFRTTFAAIKTEIGKFIVGQEDVVEDVLTAVVCGGHVLLEGVPGLGKTALVQTISRALNLTFKRIQFTPDLLPADVVGSNILVQRDSERTFQFEPGPVFCNLLLADEINRATPKTQSALLETMQEKSVTVAGTTHPLDRPFFVLATQNPIEQDGTYPLPEAQLDRFFFKLHVTMPSHKEFSQIIKRTGGTAEPEINVVATRDDLIQMGRIVRHIPIEDNVLNYLIHVVRLTHPAVTQAPETVKKYVRHGASPRAAQAILAAARVRAMRAGRYHVATEDINVVAVPAMRHRLILSFEGEAEGKTADTLIQEIVARLSAARRV; from the coding sequence ATGACGACCCAGGCGACTTCGGCAAAGCACGCCGTCGAGCATTTCCGCACCACGTTTGCGGCGATCAAGACGGAGATCGGCAAATTCATCGTGGGCCAGGAGGACGTGGTGGAGGACGTACTGACGGCCGTGGTCTGCGGGGGCCACGTGCTGCTCGAAGGCGTGCCGGGATTGGGCAAGACGGCCCTGGTTCAGACGATTTCCCGGGCGCTGAATCTGACGTTCAAGCGGATTCAGTTCACGCCGGACTTGCTGCCGGCCGATGTCGTCGGCTCGAACATCCTCGTTCAGAGGGACAGCGAACGGACCTTTCAATTCGAGCCCGGCCCGGTGTTCTGCAACCTCTTGCTTGCCGACGAGATCAACCGGGCGACCCCCAAGACCCAGTCCGCCCTCCTGGAGACCATGCAGGAAAAGAGCGTCACGGTCGCGGGGACGACGCATCCTCTGGACCGCCCGTTCTTCGTGCTGGCGACGCAGAACCCGATCGAGCAGGATGGGACCTATCCGCTGCCCGAGGCGCAGCTCGATCGCTTCTTCTTCAAACTGCACGTCACAATGCCGAGCCATAAGGAGTTCTCGCAGATCATCAAGCGTACCGGGGGCACAGCGGAACCCGAGATCAACGTCGTGGCGACCCGCGACGACCTCATTCAGATGGGACGCATCGTCCGGCACATCCCCATCGAAGACAACGTGCTGAATTACCTTATCCACGTCGTTCGCCTGACACACCCTGCGGTGACACAGGCCCCTGAGACGGTCAAGAAGTACGTGCGTCACGGCGCTTCGCCGCGTGCGGCCCAGGCGATTCTGGCGGCCGCGCGGGTGCGCGCGATGCGAGCCGGCCGCTATCACGTGGCGACCGAAGACATCAACGTCGTGGCGGTCCCGGCCATGCGGCACCGGCTGATTCTCAGTTTTGAAGGGGAGGCCGAGGGCAAGACGGCCGATACACTGATTCAGGAGATTGTCGCACGCCTCAGTGCTGCGCGGAGGGTCTGA